The DNA region TTCCCGCTGTAGTCAAACCCCTTGCAGCCATACGCCGCGTTGTCGCACGGGTGCCCGCATGAGCTGCTCATCGGAATAACTTTGCGGCCACAGGCCTTGTTCATCAGCAGCCATGCTCTCGCCTCATCAGGAGGCACAGATTCACCATTGCGCGTCAAGAAGTCCTCGTAGTCCTCGGGATACCTCATCCGCTCCAGCTGGCCATCCACAGACATGTGGAGGCCGTGAGTTTTTTCATTCATTTCAAAGGCCCTCCATTCACTTTTCCTCATCCCCCTCTTCGGTGCCTGCCAGATCCATCTGAGAGGCCTTCTCCTTGCGCTTGAGGCCTGCTTCCAGCTTGGACTTCTTGGCTTCATCAGCCTTGCTCCAGGATCGGAAGATCTCCAGCAGGGACGCTGCATCCACCTCGATGGTCTTGTTACGCAATTCCTCCACGTCGAGCTTCTCCAGCTCAGCGAGACGGACTCGGACATTCTTGTCGAAGGTGTCCACAAAGCCATCAACAGACTTGTAGATGTTTCCGATGATCTTGCGAGGCGGGATCCACTCATTCACGTCGCTACGAGTCACGACCTTCTTGGCTTTGCCCTCATTACCGTTGATCAGATCCTGCAGGACAGCGCCCGCCTTTTCGCCGTGCTTACGCACTACTTCGATCGCTGCATAGGCGTTCACTGCGCCACTGCTGACAAGGGCATGCACGTCTGAGTTGGCATTGGCCAGCACGAGCATCTGCTCGACGTGGGCCGTGGATTTACCCATGCTCTTGGCGATCTCTGCAACCTCGTGGCCCATACGGCGCAGACGCAGATAGCCGATGGCGATCTTCAGTGGCTTCAGGCTCAAACCCTGAGCGCTGCGCAGCATCACCTGAACACGCTCTGCGTCGTTGCCACGAAATGGAAGAACATCAATGAAGGGGATATTTTTCCCGCGCTCGATCGCCATTTTGATGGCGCGAATGCGGCAGTGGCCTTCAATCACAACCACTCGGCCATCGTCATCCACACGTGCGATCGGAGGAGGTACATACGAGCCAGCCATATAGGATTGGCACAAGGATTCGATGTGCTCGATGACTTCTGGATCGTCGTAATCGCGGAGATTGAATCCCTCCTCTTCTTCAACGATCAGTGGGTTGACACCGTAGAGATCCTTCTTTTTAACATCTGGATCATTCTTGTCTGCAGCCCGCGATTTCCAAGAGGTAGCCATGCCCAACTCCTTCCTTCACTTCAATGTGTTGTGGTGATGTGGCGATAGTAGTGCAAATTTGCACTCTAGGTCAATTTATTTTTCTCTCTATCCGTACTTTTTACAATTCTTATTTGCGTCATAGACCATTGTCTACCAACGATTCTTGCTTAGAATGACCACCAGTAGACCTCGTTTTGACACTATAGAAATGTTTCCTATAGTGCAACCTCGACAAATAATTTAGTACAGCCAAGATGTCTCGCAACAAACCTAGTCTTCCGACGCCCCCCCCGCTGACGCCAGACGAGTTCAAAGTTCTGGTGAAGAGCAAGGGTTGGAGCTACCGTGATCTCGCAGTGCGATGGAGCATCACTCCCAGCTATGTCACCAGGCTCGCGCAAAACGAGCAGCGCCCCGTCCACTGGGATGACGCTGTTCGTGGGCTCCCTGTGGTGATGCGATCGAAGTAGTCCGTCGCAAGAATTCCAGTTTGCGTTGGCCAAGAGATCACCAGAATTTCGAGAGGCTCCAGTGTGGCTCTCTAGTCACACTTTAGTGATTCATATCGGCCACAACAGCTTGCACAATACCCTCAGTGTACCCACAGTAGACCTTCTGACGCCACCACTAATTACAAGACCCCTTGTGTACCCTCTGTGGCTCTACTGTGTCTTGCTAGTCGTTTTGTGTTAAATCTCTTCATCGCTCATGTTGAGATTTGATCACCTCTCTTTGACCTCGTGCCCTGGCCAGGCCAGAGCTACTTGCTCGCGCTACGCAATCGCCTAAGCCAGGCTCACCTCCAATGCTTCAACCTGGTGAAGGTTCGTCTGAAGCTGCTTGTGCGTCTCCTTGATCAAGTCTCCTGCAAAGGCTAACTCGTCCTCCATCCTGGTAGCTCGCTCTTGAGCGACTCTGGATTGAGGCATCAAATCATGACTTTCGACTTGAGTCGTAATACTGTCGATGCGCTACACAGCAGCATCTGCCCGCTCGGAGTTCTGTTGGTTCTTCAATGAACGACCTAGTTGTCCTGTCGACAGGATGTTCGTGTCTGGCCTGCATCGAGTTTTCACCAGTCGATTTCTGGAAGGCTTCGCAGAATGTTTTCCGAAGGATTGAATCCTTCGTAGATACCGAAGCTGCATTTCCCACACATGATGACGCATTCCCGCTGGCCGCGATTAC from Diaphorobacter sp. HDW4A includes:
- a CDS encoding ParB/RepB/Spo0J family partition protein: MATSWKSRAADKNDPDVKKKDLYGVNPLIVEEEEGFNLRDYDDPEVIEHIESLCQSYMAGSYVPPPIARVDDDGRVVVIEGHCRIRAIKMAIERGKNIPFIDVLPFRGNDAERVQVMLRSAQGLSLKPLKIAIGYLRLRRMGHEVAEIAKSMGKSTAHVEQMLVLANANSDVHALVSSGAVNAYAAIEVVRKHGEKAGAVLQDLINGNEGKAKKVVTRSDVNEWIPPRKIIGNIYKSVDGFVDTFDKNVRVRLAELEKLDVEELRNKTIEVDAASLLEIFRSWSKADEAKKSKLEAGLKRKEKASQMDLAGTEEGDEEK